The Prionailurus bengalensis isolate Pbe53 chromosome D3, Fcat_Pben_1.1_paternal_pri, whole genome shotgun sequence DNA window AAGAAggaaatattctcttattttggggggtggttaCTATTGGATGGTAGGCTATAGGTTGAGCTCTCTTCTTCTTTACGCTTTCATTCATTTTCGAACTTTTCCAGAATGAATACACATTACTTTTACATTtggaaataaacttattttaaatgtcaaaagtgTAAGTTGCTACATCAGCTTCCAGAAAGCTCCAATTAAGTCTTCTCCCTCTCCCAGTCAGGCTATTccctctcattttaaaaaagggaaggtATTGTCACACTATTAAGCAATCAGGCAGTAGGCTTCATCCAAGAGTAATAAACTGACCTCTCAAGAGAAAATTAGTGAAGCTCAGGAAATTAGAGTTGGAAACCCCTACTGAATGGCCTAATGCATCCCTCAAGAATCCGCACCATATACATTACACTTTCTGGTGTAGgcactttcttttccatttaattgtaaatatttcaaGTGATTGCAATTTCACTGCTACATTTCAGATAAGTCAACAGCTATTAAACCATCTCTCCTGAGTGGAATATAATAACTTCAGCAAACTTCAGAGATGTCCATTTAACTCTCTTGCCTGGACCTGTTAGCTGAACAAGTAGCTTAGACCTCGTTCAAATTCTGGCACCTCCACTTAGCTGTAAGACCTTACACAAGTCCCTTTACCCAGCTTGTCATAGTTCCCTCATCTGTACCTCACCAATGGTGCTGTAGGaatcaaatgagatgatgcatcTAGGGAATGCATCAAAGGCAGAcaataggtactcagtaaatgtttggtgATTCTGGAGTGTCAGACCAGTGTTGAACAGGTGTTTCCCTGGCAGAGGAGATGGGCCATGCTGAGTTAACAACTCCttcttttgtatttccctgggTGGCACAAGTGGGTTGGAGCAAACAATATAGTCCATGACCTTGAATCAGCAAAATTCCACTGGGTACCCAAACATTGGGCTTAGTCATACCAACTAAATTCACCAGCCTCAGACCACAAACATGGCTCAGAGAGAATCCACTGAGCCTTTGCACTGTTGATAAGAGCTGCAATTGTAACACTGGccttggggaaagagaagagagaaccaAGGGAAGAGTGTGTTTGCAACAGAATCAGTAGGGTTTGGTGACTCGTTCATGTAGAgactgaaggaaagagaagagttcCCCAACTGGACGACTAAATGCACAAGTTTACTGATCCAATGAGTATCTACAGAGCACCTACTAAGGGCCAAGAACTATTCCAGGCACAGGGGATACCGTAGTGAAccagggggcggggcgcggggggtTGGGGAATCTCTGCTCTTGTGAGTTTATCTTCTcatggggaagacagacaatgaacaggaaacaaagaaagaggacAGTTTCTGGTGGTGATAACTGTGATGAAGGCAATGAACAGGGTAATGGGGTGGGAAATAAGAGGGCCATATTTAGATGGTCAGGGAAGGACTCTCTCAGGAGGTAACACATGCGGTGATGGGTCCTGAAAGATGAGAGGGGCCCAcgaggtggagagaaggggaagcaTTCGAGGAAGAAGGAGCAGCAGATGTGAGTCCTTGAGGTGGGGAAAGGCTAGGTGTATTTGAGAATAGAGCAAAAATACCTTCATTAACTGAAGTACAATGAGAGGAGAGAATTGGTAGGACAGATGGTTGGAGAAGTGGACAGGACTTAGCTAAGGACCAAGCCTTGAGAAGCAGGTTCTTAGGAGGTTAGACGTGTTCCCTTTGACATACTGAGTTTGAAGTTCCAGAGGGGATCTCCAAACTAAAGATCCAAGACTTCGTCCTAAGAAGGAGGGACAGTAGTGACATACAAGAAAATGTTCAGTTGTGTCAGAATCGCTGATGAATGttctaaaaatacagatttctggggCATCACCCAGGGAAATTCTAATTCAAGTAGGTCTTGGTGAAGATCcagaaatcaaaaaataattaaaatttttttttaaaaatctggaaatcaTTGTTGTTATACTCACGGGTAATTCTCATCTATTCAAGCAGTATTCCTTGcattcttactatgtgccaggaaaaTTCTAAGTGCTGGAGACAGATCTCTGAACAGGTTACAAAGCATATAGGGTGGAGAAAGAACCGATGGTAAACACATAAACAAAGTACAATAATGATACATGTCATTAAAAAGCTGGTAAAATGTAGGGTAATATTTACTGTGAGGACCTACactaaataaatctaaaaagaagATCTATCTCTGAGGAAGTGACTTTGAGTTGACAGCTGAGAAATAAGGACCACCCATGTGGCCGTTTAAGGGAACagcattccaggtagagggaacagtCAAAGCAAAGACTTGGTTGAGAACTTGGTTGATCCAATGTTTTGGTTTATTCCCACTTGATTAACCAACCAAACTGGGGGAGAAGGCATGGTGGAGAAGGCACTATTTCATCTTTTATGTGTTCACCCAGCAAGCTATATAAAGCACATACTcagttccaggcactgtgccagtGGTGATACAAAGATGAGCAAGATGGTCCCCTCTCTCAGTGAGTCTGTAGTCCAGTGAGGAAGGCAGATAATGAAATCAGTATGGCCCCATGAGAAGTGGAAGCATCCCAGATAATCAGTTCATGTTCTGAGAAAGCCAAGCAGATGATTAATACTTTTGATGTATTATGATGTGAGCAACTATTTTTGAAACCATACATAATAAAATTACTTGGCATTTCTCTGTGACCGGCCAGCTCAGAATATCTGGatttttggtgaaatattttcACCAACGGATATTGGGTCTGAGATACTGCAGAAGGACTATATTTTGCAGAAATAGTTTCCTAATAATAACtaacatgtattgagcacttaGATTCACCTGGTTTGAAATGCAACTTAACAGTGTTCACAAAGTCCCTTTGAGGGTCCCTATTACCCACTTTTTTCAGGTGAAGGAGTTGGAACCCAGTGAGGTGAAAGGACTTCCCTGAGGTGATTCAGCTCAAATGTGACAATTTCCCACCTCTGTCTGGATTTGGAGCCTCAGTTCTGGTCATAGCCCTTCCCATGAATTGCTTAGTGATGCAATTGCTATACTCATCTGGGTTCCGAAAGTGGACCCgtctctcttctccccatcccAGTTATCCACTTGAACTGTCTACACCAACCAGAtccacctgcctctccctccagGGGCTCCATAGGTGGagaaatggagaggagaggaTTCCTTGTTTGCACAATTGGGAAAAAGTCCAGGGCACACGGCACAGGGCAACTGGCACTGCTCTTCCATGCTACCGCGGCAGTCTCCAGAGGCCCCCTGTGCAGTGCCTGGAAGGTTGGGCCCAAAGTCTAGTACCTTGCTCCCAGACCACCTGTTGGGGAAGAGAAATTACTGGGGCTCAGTGTTCAGGGTCTGAGTACCAGAAGGGATTGGGTCAGGAAAAGCAAATTGTTAGTCAAGAGGAAGTAGGAACTCTGTGGCCACATGGATAAGGTTGCATTACCCTCCGTTACACTTAGTGTATTCAAATACAGCAGCTCGAAAAGATACCTGGTCCTCTTCAGAACGAAGGCGGGCCAGTTTGCACCTTAAAGGGCCTTCGCTCTCCCCTTCACTGTGCCTCCTGCCATTCTGGACTCGGAGTGAGTCTGTGCGTCTGTCTGATGGTCTCTGGGTGTGTCTGCAAGAAGTGCCTTTCCCCTGTTACTCAGGCGGGcgggctccctctcctccccgccgcctctcctcacccccttgctccctccctccctcttgtgCCGAGGTTCTTGGCCCAGGTCCCTCAGCCCAGGCGGAGGACGCCGGAGAAGTGAGGTCACGTCTCCCTCGAGCCCCGCGCCGCTGGCTTTTCAGAGCCTCGCCAGAGCGGGCGGCCAGAGTCCCAGACCACACCGACCGTGCGCTCCTCCGCCCTCCCTGTGCCACCGGCCTCGCCCATGTCTCAGTACAACGACCCCAGCGCGGACTTCAAGAGGGCTTTGGACAGCAGTCCCGAGGCCAACACCGAGGATGACAAGACCGAGGAGGACTTGCCCAGGCCCAAGAACTACCTGTGGCTCGCCATCGTCTCGTGTTTTTGCCCCGCGTACCCCATCAACATCGTGGCTTTCGTCTTCTCCATCATGGTGAGTGAGTTAGGACCTGGAGCAATCAGGGAGGGGAGACCTGGGCAGCGTTGCGCCAGTACTGGGGACCCAGCGCGCTCTCCACCGCTCCCTTACGCACTGCCCGGCGCACCCGGGGTTTTCCGTCCTCTGCGCCCCCTCCTTTTTCTCAGGCTCTCAGAACTCCGCCACCAACCACTAGCGCCTCCTCTGCGCTCCCTGGGGCGCTCAGAGCCCTGACCCAGCCTCTCCCAGGCCGGCTCTCCACGTCCTTCCAGCGCCCATGGTGGGTGCACTCTTTCCAACACGGGGAGTTCTTCCGTGGACTCTGCGgcttctttccctgtctcctctgACATCCCTGGGCACGGTGCGGCTCTTCTCAACCTGTTTTTCTGGAACCTCCAAGTGCGCCACCCGTGCGGGCAACAGCACGCCCCACTCTCTGCGCGCGCCGGTTCTACGGCCCGCTCCGTGCCGCGCCCGCGGCTCCCCCTCTCCAGCGCGTGGCACTCTTTTAGCACACAGTCTTTCTGGGGATCCCCAAGCGATTTCCGATGCCCTCTCCTCGACCCTGGTCCCGTGCTTTCTTAGGCACCCCTCTCCAGGCAACGGTTCCTTCTCGCTTCTTCCTACGCCAGCTCCCTCTCCTTGGCACTCTCCgccaccacccaccacccaccatcCCGGCCCCCTCTCTCCAGCGGCCTGCACTCTCTCCAGGCCTTTCTTGAGCGCCCCCTCCGACATGAGCCCTCCCCTCTCTTTTACTCTTTCTGCGGCGCGCCTACCCTATCTCCGCCTCTCTTGGCGTCCCCCAACGGCTCCCTGGCACCCCTCCACCGCTCTGTCCCGGGGCGCTCCCAGGAATGCACTGGGGTACTCCTCGCGCCCTGTGCGCGCCCGCCTCCCGAACCGCGCGCCTCTCTCGCCCAGACGCTGCTGGTGGTCCAGTCTGCCCTCCCAGAGCTGGGCTCCTCGGCCCCCTTCAGCCCCGGTGGGAACTCCCGGGAGAAACCCACCAGGAGGGCGGCGAGCGTCCTCGAGGCCCTCGCCTTATTGACTGGAGCAGCTGGCCCGGGGGTGGCGGCGGGGTGAGGTTCCGACCGGCACTGTCCCGGGACAACCCTTGCAGAGAGCTCCCTCTCCCGCGGGTCCACCTCGCCTGCAGCTGGGCGACCCAACTCCGCAGCCACAGACCAAGAGTGGGATTCAGCTCAGGAAGATTGAGCTGAAGATCCGCCCCCGTCCCCCACGCAAGTCCGCCCGCACTCGCTTGGTGGGCACACACAAAGATTTCATCTGCACGCTCAGCCTGCTCTGTCCCAAACCCCGTTTGTCCGTTGTCTGCACCAGCATGCAAGCGGGCCGCCGCTGAAACTGACTGCCTGGTTTCAAACATGAGTTCCGACCACAGACTAAGCTGTAGGATCTCCGGAAATCGCTGCACCTCTCTTACCTTCCGCCTCTTTTTGTCTGTCAGATGGGAATAATCATAGCCATAATTTCTTGACGTTGCCGTATTAATGAGATGATTATAAAACGCTTGGAACAAGTGTCCAGCATGACGTTAATACTAGATCTTTACTCAGATGTCAGTGTTGAAAATCAAAATCCCCACAAGCTCTACTCCCCTTTCCCTGCTGTTTTCTGCCCAAAGCACTTCTCTTCCATCTGATACATTGTTTTACTTACTACTGTGCTTACTGTTTGTGTCCCTTCCTTAGAGTATAAGCCCTATGAGGGCAGGGGTATTTGCCAGTGTTGTTCGCTGCTGTATCTTCAGCACCTAGAAGAGAATCTGGCAGGTGATGGATGCTccataaatacatgaaatgaatGCATGtgtgagggaatgaatgaatgaatgaatgaatggtgttaATGGATCATGATGTCTGCTCAACTCCTGCTGCCTTTTTCCTCACTGGAGCCAGGAAAACCATGGTATCAGGTTCCTCAGAACCAGCCAGCcagtttcctcccttccttcctcaccaGAGAGATATCCGGTCTTGGGTTTTCCGCAGCGAACTGGGGAGGATGCTGCAGCCAAATTCCCCAAGCAGCAGCAGACGCTCTGGCTGGAATCGGTGCCCACACTCTATCCTGATTTATTAATGAATCAGCAGAGAGTTCACCCCTTTCCCAGTCCCAATTATAAAACTGCCTGCAAAGGCTTTTTCCTTCATTGATCGGATATGAGCTAACACTCCAGCTGGTAGTGACAGGTTGGATACTAATGATGCCGCTTGGTGTGTCCTGGGGATAAGATTGGTACATGCTTTGAATGGAAACCTCTTTTTTtgagcccctcctccccattccctctctcaaGACTTTTCCAGTAGTTTTATAGCAAGACACCACTCCAATGCCAGAAACCAGACACTGGAGTTGGGAATGTTGACCATGGGCAAGTTTCATACCTTCGcaaagccttggtttcttcatctagaaaatgggaatttgaggggcacttggatgggtcagtcggtgaagcatctgacttccactcaggtcatgatctcacggtttctgagttggagccctgcatcaggctctgtgctgacagctcagagcctggggcctgcttcggattccatatctccttctctctgcccctctcctgcttgcattctgtgtgtgtgtatgtctctctctcaagaataaacatttaaaacaatttataaaaaaaaaaagaaagaaaatggaaatttgaaaAGCGTTTTAACTGGAGCAAAAGCATTATAAGGATGGAACAAGATAAAGCATGTCGAGCTCCCAGCATTGTGCTAGGTACATGCAATAATTTTCAGACAGATGGATAGATCTGGAGCCTGGAAACAACATATGTCACATATGAAGCCAAACAGAACATCAAATAAATGAAACCCAAATTCTAAAAAAGAGCTTCCCACACCCTCTCCATCGCACTCCCTCTGAGGTGCTTTCCCATTGAAACCATGTGGATCTGGGCTCGACACATTTCAAGATAAAGACTCCAAAGTccaaagaataaagaggaagaggaaaggtgtGCAGGAAGGAGGTGGCTGACCCACTTGGCCAGCTGTATGTTTCCCTAGGGTGTCTTGTGGGCTTCCATCTGGCTATTTCCAAGTCTGACTTATCCATAATTTGTGGTAAAGTCAGGCACACCGCTGCTGGGAGTGATGCCATTCCCCATGGAGGCACTCAAAAACTGTGGTGTCGCAGTGATGTGGGGGCACTACCAGCATTTGTTGGAAAGAGCTAAGAGTAGTCGCATGCTGCATTGCTGGAGTCTGTCACCCAATGAAGAACTGACCTACCCCAAATATCAACAACACCCCAATCAAGAAACACGGTAAAGATAATACAAAGTCACATGAATGTGAATGTATGAAAAATATTGATAAGGCTCAAAATAACTAGTTCCCAGAACTGTAGGAAGAACGGGCAAATCTCGAAACAATTGAGATTCTTTATTAAACCAAGCCTGAGAAGCCT harbors:
- the TMEM233 gene encoding transmembrane protein 233, with protein sequence MSQYNDPSADFKRALDSSPEANTEDDKTEEDLPRPKNYLWLAIVSCFCPAYPINIVAFVFSIMSLNSYNDGDIEGSKRLGRNAKWVAIASIIIGLLIIGISCAVHFTRNA